Proteins encoded by one window of Chrysiogenes arsenatis DSM 11915:
- the amrA gene encoding AmmeMemoRadiSam system protein A: MRENTEALGAVLLTRARNAIAAALGQSCLDEDDHPALHEPGATFVTLTMAGELRGCIGSLEAWRLLGDDVRENARAAAFSDPRFEPLTEQEFAEVRVEVSLLTPAEPFPVQDEADALRQLRPHVDGVIFTCRNRRSTFLPQVWESLATPELFLSHLKQKAGFPPHFWSPEVKLYRYGVQKWKEQ; the protein is encoded by the coding sequence ATGCGTGAAAACACTGAAGCCTTAGGAGCCGTTTTGCTGACTCGTGCGCGCAACGCCATCGCCGCCGCGCTGGGTCAATCGTGCCTGGACGAAGATGATCATCCCGCCCTCCATGAGCCGGGAGCAACCTTTGTCACACTGACAATGGCCGGTGAACTGCGTGGGTGCATTGGTTCGCTCGAAGCGTGGCGCTTGCTTGGCGACGATGTGCGCGAAAATGCTCGCGCGGCGGCCTTCAGCGATCCGCGTTTTGAGCCTTTGACCGAGCAGGAATTTGCCGAAGTGCGCGTTGAAGTATCGCTCTTAACTCCCGCCGAGCCTTTCCCTGTTCAAGATGAAGCGGACGCGCTTAGGCAACTGCGACCACACGTTGATGGGGTAATTTTCACCTGCCGCAATCGGCGCAGCACCTTTTTGCCACAGGTTTGGGAAAGCCTCGCGACACCAGAGCTTTTCCTGAGTCATCTGAAACAAAAAGCGGGGTTTCCGCCTCATTTTTGGTCGCCCGAAGTGAAGCTCTACCGCTACGGGGTGCAAAAATGGAAAGAACAATAG